The genomic window GCtacacttccagcctctcagctGGAGACCCTGCCCTGCTTCGGAGATGACAAATGGGctctgatgcagaaaatacatgatGCATTTATCATTTCAAGACAACGAACGTACCCTTGTGATGGTGGAGTGGGAGGGTGAAGACACAGTTCAGGCTCTTCCCCTCACGTTCCAGCCACAGCTTTCACTCTATGTTCTTCCTATTAGcccaccctcccacctccctcgTTACTATTACCCCTGCTCTGTAACTCTTCAGGGCCTGCAGGCTGAGAAAACCACCTCTATCACACAgccttcccccagcctctgtTCCACAGCACACTCTCAGAAGGGACTCTTGCAGAGAGTTGTTCTcaacatgaataaaagaaagaaaaaaaccttaacacaCCCCACAACCACTTCTTGGCAAAACTCCAATGCAGTGGCACCGTTCCCTGTAACCTGTCACCATCACGTTTTATTACAAGGCCCCTGTTGCAGAAAGATCAGTACTGTCGTTCTCTACATGCCAGATCCTAGTGACGGGCAGATGGACGGATGTCAGTGTCACCTACCAATTAATTCAACTACTGAGCACcaggcaagctttttttttaaaaaaacccatcagttATTATTGTTTGAGGTATTTTACCACAACAAACCTGAAGCTCCcataaaaagcaccactattccAACCAAATTCCCATACCAATTTCATCTACCACTTCAATCATCTTCTCCAGGTCATCAGGACAGATGTCAGGGCAGTGTGGGAAGCCAAAGTAGATCAGCACCCACTGGCCGATGTAGTCCTTGCTGGTCTTGGGCTGTCCCTCATGGTTAATGAGTGAGAAGGGACCTCCTGGAAGTGGTTTCCCAATGCCTCGGTTCCGTTCCTTCTCCAGGTCTACAAAAAACCAAGAGGGGATCAAACACATCCATGCCACAACCCACGCTGCTTCCAAAGAGAagcttctgaagcagctgagattCAGGAAACCTCTCCAAgtcacagcccgggatgctgaaATGTCAAGATCTACCAACACCCGTTGTGCAGAAGCTCCATGTGGACAAGACTTGCAAAAAGCACTCCATTTTAGTCAAAACTGTACGCATCACTAAACTCCTTTGAAACATAATAATCTCGTTCACTATCAtctgatagtatttttatttttttagaaaaaaagacaacaaggagAAAGCCAGGTACCTGGCTTGGTATGAAACAGAAGACTAATCATCCTTTGCAAACCGACCATATCGCAGAAGCTGTAGCAGTTCTGATTGGAAAcactaaaaacatgaaaatgaaacccatgggcagctcctgcaggagagtAAAATGGGCACACACAGTACCCTgagtgaaaccagcagaaagcccCCGTGTGCTGCATCGACTGGCTGCAGCGTGCGtgacaaaaacccaaccactccAACCGCGAACGTGCCTTTAAAAATTTGAGAACGCTCaaccttgaaggtttttttgactttctgaaaattttctgtggcaCATCTATACAcgtaggcacagagcagcactgtgtaAAGCACACCGTGATGCAGTGGGGTGCCCGAGTAGATAAAAGACATCCGAACGCACAAAGTACATCATCTGAATGCAAACTACAACCCTGCGGAGGCTTCTCCCGCCTGGCCGCACGCCGGCAGcccaggccgggccccgccgcggcagcgcggcctccccgcggcgggccgggtccagtccctccccgccgcactcaccctcctccttccGCCGTTTCACCTTCTTCGTGgcggccagcagccccccgcacAGCACGACGGTGGCCGCCAACGACCGCCACGACACCAGCAGCCGCGGAGAAGCTGTTCAGTGACTGAAAGGGGGGGACGGCGCGGCCCGtcgcgcccggctccgccgccgaggAAGGACgcggctcgctccctccctccctccttcactcaccctcctctgcccgcccggccTGGGGCCGCTTCCCGgcggcagacgggacagcgggcggctgccgggcgcgggcggcgcggcccggcccctcggcgcggccgccggcagccgccagcacagccccggccgcccgcagcgaagcgccgccgccgccatcttgtgtCCCCCGCGCttccccctcagcgaggggcggcctccccagtgccgagcccagggctcagatcccttccctggccccgctggccccgccggtgctgacacaagccaggatgccatcggccttcttggccccctgggcacgctgctggctcattatcaccccccaggtccctctctgaccggcagctctccagccgctcctccccaggcctgtagcgctgctggggggcgttgtggcccaagggcagaacccagcctctggcctcagggaaactcctccagttggcctcagccggttctaggatttgattttcatctgcactttatcGACGAAGCTtaggagcagggcatggcacagctgaaaggcttctccccacagcacacgtggagggtgatggaggctgggtgctgtgtcttactgcaggccctggtattgCCACACGAGCCCAGATGGACAGTAGCACaaggcagaacataatttaaaacaatctatttagatcctagatttgtc from Athene noctua chromosome 14, bAthNoc1.hap1.1, whole genome shotgun sequence includes these protein-coding regions:
- the LOC141966232 gene encoding LOW QUALITY PROTEIN: protein SCO1 homolog, mitochondrial-like (The sequence of the model RefSeq protein was modified relative to this genomic sequence to represent the inferred CDS: deleted 1 base in 1 codon): MAAAALRCGRPGLCWRLPAAAPRGRAAPPAPGSRPLSRLPPGSGPRPGGQRRVTSPRLLVSWRSLAATVVLCGGLLAATKKVKRRKEEDLEKERNRGIGKPLPGGPFSLINHEGQPKTSKDYIGQWVLIYFGFPHCPDICPDDLEKMIEVVDEIDRIPSLPNLTPPFITLDPERDNEEAIARYVKEFSPKLIGLTGTKAQIDQVAKAYRAYYSEGPKDEDSDYIVDHTIIMYLLGPDGDFVDYYGQNKRSAEISASVAAHMRKYRS